The Epinephelus lanceolatus isolate andai-2023 chromosome 21, ASM4190304v1, whole genome shotgun sequence genome has a segment encoding these proteins:
- the LOC117247508 gene encoding cilia- and flagella-associated protein 337 isoform X2, whose translation MDILRNRKNPWVLYETEVPYSRFCDPACGVSPAEKLSPEHLQHLRNAFTHPKAGAQTHENRPKGRSRRNRGGNEEHGMKFEEFRDVLRSVVGPDVEDTWVERFFSEVDIRCTGEVNWQQLCSYLLLEYTERERASIPRAALLDSQPLMRHCSHNKREPTVRVVAVSHPPPLRYVSVSKGGQITVWSSSLHILKTLGLAGDPTEEVANTRRFRGWTTDAVSMGNVHKVAIATDCRDLHFVNVSMGSLFEDVHLFGFRSVPTALFYWYDVQCPKRPSLLLLGDERGGVHLMWFLNPSKGLFKNPSKAEKGPQRIFFPDLGKHNDMVSYRHIPNIHQEPINRVMFEPDANVVMTSSESDTTSVVFMNVLLKQEPYIWKLKQGAKCFDYNASLQLLVTGGCDRTVRLWTRFVTTRPVTTLLGHRTTVLDVAIYQPVGQIFSYSRDAELRVWDISSHHCLKAVSLQFPCQQPGRIPEHCNFPFLLLSPPLPEHTQSHLVVGCKDYLALLNLAETRRGGAGWLTDEEREPKIQSGPALSCALYNPALRQVVTGHVDSSMSLWDVETGRRRLQILNAHGEDAITCMALDSSHKRLITGARNGTVKVWNLLNGLNLHKLEPVTNSEVTGLTCLHDNKLLAVGWSQRIAQYDIATAKDLYVRADMSWKSSGVHKSDILAMCQCSVLGVVATASHDGDVIIWRLETQGPVLHLQRQTQNGTLPPVDSLLFLQHRASNRKLRNRGILVSSQAGCVCFWSITGQTLTYGQFYAPQQPGERVLCLSSDQTTNTILVSGDTAGWLQIWDIYHYALDIQREPACDCPPLLQCWKAHERALVSVEVLEVADRLFILTASADGSAGLWTKDSGHVGSFGQEVMWNISDPATYQRKTQKKLTEATEDTEERTESDETVLSEVKSREPDPTNRGQTSQQECCSEASSSSPAENDHEQPPQQPMEMLPLRIYPQSLGCGIRV comes from the exons ATGGATATcttaagaaacagaaaaaatccATGGGTACTCTATGAGACAGAAGTGCCATACAGcaggttttg TGATCCAGCCTGTGGAGTAAGTCCTGCAGAAAAATTGAGCCCTGAGCACCTGCAGCACCTAAGAAATGCATTTACCCATCCAAAAGCTGGAGCACAGACACACGAAAACAGGCCGAAAGGAAGGAGTAGAAGGaacagaggaggaaatgaaGAGCATGGAATGAAATTCGAAGAGTTCCGGGATGTTTTGAGGTCTGTGGTCGGTCCAGATGTTGAGGACACATGGGTTGAAAGGTTCTTCAGTGAG GTAGATATTCGCTGTACCGGGGAGGTGAATTGGCAGCAGCTTTGTTCCTACCTGCTTTTGGAGTacactgagagagaaagagcctCCATCCCCAGAGCTGCTCTCCTGGACTCCCAGCCACTGATGAGACACTGCTCTCATAACAAG CGGGAGCCAACAGTGCGTGTGGTTGCTGTTTCCCACCCTCCTCCGCTCCGCTATGTCAGTGTCAGTAAGGGAGGCCAGATCACTGTCTGGAGCAGCAGCCTACACATCCTCAAAACCCTAGGG CTTGCTGGAGATCCAACAGAGGAAGTGGCCAACACCAGGAGATTCAGAGGCTGGACCACTGATGCTGTCTCTATGGGCAACGTCCACAAGGTCGCCATAGCAACTGACTGCAGGGACTTGCATTTTGTCAATGTCTCCATGGGCAGTTTGTTTGAAGATGTCCACTTGTTTG GGTTTCGTAGTGTCCCGACTGCTCTTTTTTACTGGTATGATGTTCAG TGTCCAAAGCGACCTTCACTGCTGCTACTGGGGGATGAAAGAGGAGGTGTACATCTCATGTGGTTTCTGAACCCATCTAAAGGTCTTTTCAAAAATCCATCCAAGGCAGAGAAGGGCCCGCAGAGGATCTTTTTTCCA GACCTCGGTAAACACAATGACATGGTCTCCTACCGTCACATCCCCAACATCCACCAGGAGCCAATCAACAGAGTGATGTTTGAGCCTGACGCCAATGTtgtcatgacatcatcagaaagTGACACCACCTCTGTGGTCTTTATGAATGTGTTGCTGAAGCAGGAACCTTATATTTGGAAACTTAAGCAG GGAGCTAAATGTTTCGACTACAATGCGTCTCTGCAGTTGCTAGTCACAGGAGGTTGTGACCGAACAGTCAGACTATGGACTCGATTTGTGACCACACGTCCCGTAACTACGCTGCTGGGTCACCGCACCACTGTGTTGGATGTTGCAATCTACCAACCTGTTGGGCAGATCTTCAGCTACTCCAGAGATGCT GAGCTGAgggtttgggacatttccagtcatCACTGTTTGAAAGCCGTCTCCCTGCAGTTCCCCTGCCAACAGCCAGGTCGAATCCCAGAACACTGCAACTTCCCCTTCCTGTTGCTGAGCCCTCCTCTTCCTGAGCATACACAATCTCATCTGGTGGTGGGATGCAAAGATTACCTGGCCCTGCTCAACTTGGCTGAGACAAGAAGAGGAGGGGCCGGATGGCTGACAGATGAAGAGAGGGAACCAAAAATTCAAAGTGGTCCTGCCCTCTCCTGCGCTTTGTACAACCCTGCTCTGAGACAGGTAGTGACTGGACATGTCGATTCATCTATGTCTCTGTGGGATGTGGAGACAGGAAGGAGGCGACTTCAGATCTTAAACGCTCATGGAGAGGATGCCATCACCTGCATGGCACTAGACTCCTCCCACAAAAGGCTGATTACTGGGGCTCGCAATGGCACTGTTAAG GTGTGGAACTTACTAAATGGCCTTAATTTGCACAAACTGGAGCCTGTCACCAATTCTGAGGTCACCGGGTTGACCTGTCTCCATGACAACAAGCTGCTGGCTGTGGGGTGGAGCCAGCGAATCGCTCAGTATGACATTGCAACTGCCAAG GATTTGTATGTAAGAGCTGACATGTCATGGAAGTCCAGCGGTGTCCACAAATCAGACATCTTGGCCATGTGTCAGTGCTCTGTTCTGGGCGTTGTTGCCACGGCGAGCCATGATGGAGATGTCATTATCTGGAGGCTTGAGACGCAAGGACCAGTGCTTcacttacagagacagacacagaatgG AACCTTGCCCCCTGTGGACAGCCTCTTGTTCCTTCAGCATCGGGCCAGCAACAGGAAGTTGAGGAACAGAGGTATCCTGGTGTCATCGCAGGCTGGCTGTGTCTGCTTTTGGAGCATCACTGGACAGACACTCACTTACG GCCAGTTCTATGCTCCACAGCAGCCAGGTGAGCGTGTGCTGTGCCTGAGCTCAGATCAGACCACAAATACCATCCTGGTCTCCGGAGACACAGCGGGCTGGCTTCAGATCTGGGACATCTATCACTATGCACTGGACATCCAACGCGAG CCAGCTTGTGATtgtcctcctctgctgcagtgttggAAGGCTCATGAGAGAGCATTAGTAAGTGTGGAAGTCCTTGAGGTGGCTGACAGATTGTTCATCCTCACAGCCTCAGCTGACGGCTCCGCTGGACTGTGGACAAAGGACAGTGGACATGTGGGTTCTTTTGGGCAGGAAGTGATGTGGAATATCAGTGACCCAGCTACTTACcagag GAAGACACAGAAGAAACTGACAGAAGCAACAGAAGACACAGAGGAGAGGACTGAGAGTGACGAAACGGTGCTCAGCGAGGTCAAAAGTCGAGAGCCTGACCCCACCAACAGGGGTCAAACTTCACAGCAGGAATGCTGTTCTGAAG CTTCGTCCAGCAGCCCAGCAGAGAATGACCACGAGCAACCTCCTCAGCAACCCATG
- the LOC117247508 gene encoding cilia- and flagella-associated protein 337 isoform X1 yields the protein MDILRNRKNPWVLYETEVPYSRFCDPACGVSPAEKLSPEHLQHLRNAFTHPKAGAQTHENRPKGRSRRNRGGNEEHGMKFEEFRDVLRSVVGPDVEDTWVERFFSEVDIRCTGEVNWQQLCSYLLLEYTERERASIPRAALLDSQPLMRHCSHNKREPTVRVVAVSHPPPLRYVSVSKGGQITVWSSSLHILKTLGLAGDPTEEVANTRRFRGWTTDAVSMGNVHKVAIATDCRDLHFVNVSMGSLFEDVHLFGFRSVPTALFYWYDVQCPKRPSLLLLGDERGGVHLMWFLNPSKGLFKNPSKAEKGPQRIFFPDLGKHNDMVSYRHIPNIHQEPINRVMFEPDANVVMTSSESDTTSVVFMNVLLKQEPYIWKLKQGAKCFDYNASLQLLVTGGCDRTVRLWTRFVTTRPVTTLLGHRTTVLDVAIYQPVGQIFSYSRDAELRVWDISSHHCLKAVSLQFPCQQPGRIPEHCNFPFLLLSPPLPEHTQSHLVVGCKDYLALLNLAETRRGGAGWLTDEEREPKIQSGPALSCALYNPALRQVVTGHVDSSMSLWDVETGRRRLQILNAHGEDAITCMALDSSHKRLITGARNGTVKVWNLLNGLNLHKLEPVTNSEVTGLTCLHDNKLLAVGWSQRIAQYDIATAKDLYVRADMSWKSSGVHKSDILAMCQCSVLGVVATASHDGDVIIWRLETQGPVLHLQRQTQNGTLPPVDSLLFLQHRASNRKLRNRGILVSSQAGCVCFWSITGQTLTYGQFYAPQQPGERVLCLSSDQTTNTILVSGDTAGWLQIWDIYHYALDIQREPACDCPPLLQCWKAHERALVSVEVLEVADRLFILTASADGSAGLWTKDSGHVGSFGQEVMWNISDPATYQRKTQKKLTEATEDTEERTESDETVLSEVKSREPDPTNRGQTSQQECCSEASSSSPAENDHEQPPQQPMVTCKHTICSRCVLIPVILISSDFFSSLHACTSIHPSINCVCQYLCEALCHERRHLCDDIRHSNHC from the exons ATGGATATcttaagaaacagaaaaaatccATGGGTACTCTATGAGACAGAAGTGCCATACAGcaggttttg TGATCCAGCCTGTGGAGTAAGTCCTGCAGAAAAATTGAGCCCTGAGCACCTGCAGCACCTAAGAAATGCATTTACCCATCCAAAAGCTGGAGCACAGACACACGAAAACAGGCCGAAAGGAAGGAGTAGAAGGaacagaggaggaaatgaaGAGCATGGAATGAAATTCGAAGAGTTCCGGGATGTTTTGAGGTCTGTGGTCGGTCCAGATGTTGAGGACACATGGGTTGAAAGGTTCTTCAGTGAG GTAGATATTCGCTGTACCGGGGAGGTGAATTGGCAGCAGCTTTGTTCCTACCTGCTTTTGGAGTacactgagagagaaagagcctCCATCCCCAGAGCTGCTCTCCTGGACTCCCAGCCACTGATGAGACACTGCTCTCATAACAAG CGGGAGCCAACAGTGCGTGTGGTTGCTGTTTCCCACCCTCCTCCGCTCCGCTATGTCAGTGTCAGTAAGGGAGGCCAGATCACTGTCTGGAGCAGCAGCCTACACATCCTCAAAACCCTAGGG CTTGCTGGAGATCCAACAGAGGAAGTGGCCAACACCAGGAGATTCAGAGGCTGGACCACTGATGCTGTCTCTATGGGCAACGTCCACAAGGTCGCCATAGCAACTGACTGCAGGGACTTGCATTTTGTCAATGTCTCCATGGGCAGTTTGTTTGAAGATGTCCACTTGTTTG GGTTTCGTAGTGTCCCGACTGCTCTTTTTTACTGGTATGATGTTCAG TGTCCAAAGCGACCTTCACTGCTGCTACTGGGGGATGAAAGAGGAGGTGTACATCTCATGTGGTTTCTGAACCCATCTAAAGGTCTTTTCAAAAATCCATCCAAGGCAGAGAAGGGCCCGCAGAGGATCTTTTTTCCA GACCTCGGTAAACACAATGACATGGTCTCCTACCGTCACATCCCCAACATCCACCAGGAGCCAATCAACAGAGTGATGTTTGAGCCTGACGCCAATGTtgtcatgacatcatcagaaagTGACACCACCTCTGTGGTCTTTATGAATGTGTTGCTGAAGCAGGAACCTTATATTTGGAAACTTAAGCAG GGAGCTAAATGTTTCGACTACAATGCGTCTCTGCAGTTGCTAGTCACAGGAGGTTGTGACCGAACAGTCAGACTATGGACTCGATTTGTGACCACACGTCCCGTAACTACGCTGCTGGGTCACCGCACCACTGTGTTGGATGTTGCAATCTACCAACCTGTTGGGCAGATCTTCAGCTACTCCAGAGATGCT GAGCTGAgggtttgggacatttccagtcatCACTGTTTGAAAGCCGTCTCCCTGCAGTTCCCCTGCCAACAGCCAGGTCGAATCCCAGAACACTGCAACTTCCCCTTCCTGTTGCTGAGCCCTCCTCTTCCTGAGCATACACAATCTCATCTGGTGGTGGGATGCAAAGATTACCTGGCCCTGCTCAACTTGGCTGAGACAAGAAGAGGAGGGGCCGGATGGCTGACAGATGAAGAGAGGGAACCAAAAATTCAAAGTGGTCCTGCCCTCTCCTGCGCTTTGTACAACCCTGCTCTGAGACAGGTAGTGACTGGACATGTCGATTCATCTATGTCTCTGTGGGATGTGGAGACAGGAAGGAGGCGACTTCAGATCTTAAACGCTCATGGAGAGGATGCCATCACCTGCATGGCACTAGACTCCTCCCACAAAAGGCTGATTACTGGGGCTCGCAATGGCACTGTTAAG GTGTGGAACTTACTAAATGGCCTTAATTTGCACAAACTGGAGCCTGTCACCAATTCTGAGGTCACCGGGTTGACCTGTCTCCATGACAACAAGCTGCTGGCTGTGGGGTGGAGCCAGCGAATCGCTCAGTATGACATTGCAACTGCCAAG GATTTGTATGTAAGAGCTGACATGTCATGGAAGTCCAGCGGTGTCCACAAATCAGACATCTTGGCCATGTGTCAGTGCTCTGTTCTGGGCGTTGTTGCCACGGCGAGCCATGATGGAGATGTCATTATCTGGAGGCTTGAGACGCAAGGACCAGTGCTTcacttacagagacagacacagaatgG AACCTTGCCCCCTGTGGACAGCCTCTTGTTCCTTCAGCATCGGGCCAGCAACAGGAAGTTGAGGAACAGAGGTATCCTGGTGTCATCGCAGGCTGGCTGTGTCTGCTTTTGGAGCATCACTGGACAGACACTCACTTACG GCCAGTTCTATGCTCCACAGCAGCCAGGTGAGCGTGTGCTGTGCCTGAGCTCAGATCAGACCACAAATACCATCCTGGTCTCCGGAGACACAGCGGGCTGGCTTCAGATCTGGGACATCTATCACTATGCACTGGACATCCAACGCGAG CCAGCTTGTGATtgtcctcctctgctgcagtgttggAAGGCTCATGAGAGAGCATTAGTAAGTGTGGAAGTCCTTGAGGTGGCTGACAGATTGTTCATCCTCACAGCCTCAGCTGACGGCTCCGCTGGACTGTGGACAAAGGACAGTGGACATGTGGGTTCTTTTGGGCAGGAAGTGATGTGGAATATCAGTGACCCAGCTACTTACcagag GAAGACACAGAAGAAACTGACAGAAGCAACAGAAGACACAGAGGAGAGGACTGAGAGTGACGAAACGGTGCTCAGCGAGGTCAAAAGTCGAGAGCCTGACCCCACCAACAGGGGTCAAACTTCACAGCAGGAATGCTGTTCTGAAG CTTCGTCCAGCAGCCCAGCAGAGAATGACCACGAGCAACCTCCTCAGCAACCCATGGtaacctgcaaacacacaatcTGCAGCCGGTGTGTGTTAATACCTGTCATCCTCATCTCAAGTGACTTCTTTTCTTCCCTCCATGCAtgcacatccatccatccatctattaactgtgtgtgtcagtatctgTGTGAGGCTTTGTGTCATGAGAGGAGACATCTGTGTGATGACATCCGCCACAGCAATCActgttga